From a region of the Raphanus sativus cultivar WK10039 unplaced genomic scaffold, ASM80110v3 Scaffold4483, whole genome shotgun sequence genome:
- the LOC130507414 gene encoding polygalacturonate 4-alpha-galacturonosyltransferase-like isoform X1, with the protein MALKRGLTGVNRIRGGGGGGSRSAVVILVFLCVLAPLIFFVGRGVYFDSSSNDYSNASSVKQSLVDWRERLAMRSLRSLFSKEVLDVITASTADLGPFSLDSFKKNNLSPSWRQVEEVDTSFKQNQTTSSIVNAKRDTTTTSKGGSHQKVETPEKLYRRQLREKRRERRANELVQHNDDTILKLENAAIERSKSVDSAVLGKYSIWRRENDNDNSDSNIRLMRDQVIMARVYSGLAKLKKNKTDLFQELQARIKDSQRVLGESTTDADLPRSAHDKLRDMGQVLSKAKMQLYDCKLVTGKLRAMLQTADEQVRSLKKQSTFLAQLAAKTIPNAIHCLSMRLTIDYYLLSPEKRKFPRSENLKNPNLYHYALFSDNVLAASVVVNSTIMNAKDPSKHVFHLVTDKLNFGAMNMWFLLNPPGKATIHVENVDEFKWLNSSYCPVLRQLESAAMKEFYFKADHPTSGSSNLKYRNPKYLSMLNHLRFYLPEVYPKLNKILFLDDDIIVQKDLTPLWEVNLNGKVNGAVETCGESFHRFDKYLNFSNPHIARNFNPNACGWAYGMNMFDLKEWKKRDITGIYHKWQNMNENRTLWKLGTLPPGLITFYGLTHPLNKAWHVLGLGYNPSIAKKDIENAAVVHYNGNMKPWLELAMSKYRPYWTKYIQFDHPYLRRCNLHE; encoded by the exons ATGGCGTTGAAGCGAGGATTAACCGGAGTTAACCGGattagaggaggaggaggaggtggatcTCGATCTGCAGTTGTGATCCTCGTCTTTCTATGTGTGTTGGCACCTCTCATCTTCTTCGTTGGTCGTGGAGTATACTTCGATTCCTCCTCTAACG ACTATTCAAATGCTAGTTCTGTGAAGCAG AGTCTTGTGGACTGGAGAGAGCGCTTAGCTATGCGATCTCTTAGATCTCTTTTCTCTAAAGAG GTACTAGATGTTATCACAGCTAGCACAGCTGATTTGGGTCCTTTTAGCCTTGATTCTTTCAAGAAAAACAATTTGTCTCCATCATGGCGTCAAGTGGAGGAAGTAGACACCTCCTTTAAG CAGAATCAGACAACATCTAGTATCGTTAATGCAAAACGTGACACTACTACTACTTCAAAAG GTGGCAGCCATCAGAAAGTTGAGACACCTGAAAAGTTATACAGAAGG cAACTAAGAGAGAAAAGACGTGAGAGGCGAGCTAACGAGTTAGTTCAGCACAATGACGACACCATTTTGAAACTCGAAAATGCGGCCATCGAACGCTCCAAGTCTGTTGATTCTGCAGTCCTTGGAAAATACAGTATCTGGAGAAGAGAGAACGACAACGACAACTCTGATTCTAATATACGTTTGATGAGGGATCAAGTGATCATGGCTAGAGTCTATAGTGGTCTCGCAAAGCTGAAGAAGAACAAGACTGACTTGTTTCAAGAGCTCCAGGCCCGGATTAAAGACAGCCAACGTGTTTTGGGTGAATCAACAACCGATGCAGATCTTCCTCGGAG TGCACATGATAAACTGAGAGACATGGGTCAAGTCTTGTCTAAAGCTAAGATGCAGTTGTATGACTGCAAGCTGGTTACTGGAAAGCTGAGAGCAATGCTTCAAACCGCTGATGAACAAGTCAGGAGCTTGAAGAAGCAGAGTACTTTTCTGGCTCAGTTAGCTGCCAAAACCATTCCAAATGCTATCCATTGCCTGTCGATGCGCTTGACCATCGATTACTATCTTCTTTCTCCGGAGAAACGAAAGTTCCCTCGCAGTGAAAACCTaaagaaccctaatctttaccATTATGCCTTGTTTTCTGACAACGTGTTAGCTGCATCAGTGGTTGTTAACTCAACCATCATGAACGCCAAG GATCCTTCGAAGCATGTGTTTCACCTTGTGACGGATAAACTCAACTTCGGAGCAATGAACATGTGGTTCCTCCTAAACCCACCTGGAAAGGCAACCATACACGTGGAAAACGTGGACGAGTTTAAGTGGCTCAACTCATCTTACTGCCCTGTTCTTCGTCAGCTTGAATCTGCAGCAATGAAGGAATTCTATTTCAAAGCAGATCATCCAACTTCAGGCTCTTCCAATCTCAAATACAGAAACCCAAAGTACCTCTCCATGTTGAATCACTTGAGATTCTACCTCCCTGAGGTTTATCCCAAGCTGAACAAAATCCTCTTCCTGGACGACGACATCATCGTCCAGAAAGACCTGACTCCACTCTGGGAAGTCAACCTGAACGGCAAAGTCAACGGAGCGGTCGAAACCTGCGGGGAGAGTTTCCACAGGTTCGACAAGTATCTCAACTTCTCGAACCCTCACATCGCGAGGAACTTCAATCCAAACGCATGTGGATGGGCTTATGGGATGAACATGTTCGACCTAAAGGAGTGGAAGAAGAGAGACATCACTGGTATCTACCATAAGTGGCAAAACATG AATGAGAACAGGACACTATGGAAGCTAGGGACACTACCACCAGGATTAATAACGTTTTACGGATTAACACATCCTTTGAACAAGGCGTGGCACGTGCTGGGACTTGGATATAACCCGAGTATCGCTAAGAAGGACATTGAGAATGCAGCAGTGGTTCACTATAACGGGAACATGAAACCGTGGTTGGAGTTGGCTATGTCCAAGTATCGACCGTATTGGACCAAGTATATCCAGTTTGATCACCCTTATCTTCGTCGATGCAACCTTCatgaataa
- the LOC130507414 gene encoding polygalacturonate 4-alpha-galacturonosyltransferase-like isoform X2, whose protein sequence is MALKRGLTGVNRIRGGGGGGSRSAVVILVFLCVLAPLIFFVGRGVYFDSSSNDYSNASSVKQSLVDWRERLAMRSLRSLFSKEVLDVITASTADLGPFSLDSFKKNNLSPSWRQVEEVDTSFKNQTTSSIVNAKRDTTTTSKGGSHQKVETPEKLYRRQLREKRRERRANELVQHNDDTILKLENAAIERSKSVDSAVLGKYSIWRRENDNDNSDSNIRLMRDQVIMARVYSGLAKLKKNKTDLFQELQARIKDSQRVLGESTTDADLPRSAHDKLRDMGQVLSKAKMQLYDCKLVTGKLRAMLQTADEQVRSLKKQSTFLAQLAAKTIPNAIHCLSMRLTIDYYLLSPEKRKFPRSENLKNPNLYHYALFSDNVLAASVVVNSTIMNAKDPSKHVFHLVTDKLNFGAMNMWFLLNPPGKATIHVENVDEFKWLNSSYCPVLRQLESAAMKEFYFKADHPTSGSSNLKYRNPKYLSMLNHLRFYLPEVYPKLNKILFLDDDIIVQKDLTPLWEVNLNGKVNGAVETCGESFHRFDKYLNFSNPHIARNFNPNACGWAYGMNMFDLKEWKKRDITGIYHKWQNMNENRTLWKLGTLPPGLITFYGLTHPLNKAWHVLGLGYNPSIAKKDIENAAVVHYNGNMKPWLELAMSKYRPYWTKYIQFDHPYLRRCNLHE, encoded by the exons ATGGCGTTGAAGCGAGGATTAACCGGAGTTAACCGGattagaggaggaggaggaggtggatcTCGATCTGCAGTTGTGATCCTCGTCTTTCTATGTGTGTTGGCACCTCTCATCTTCTTCGTTGGTCGTGGAGTATACTTCGATTCCTCCTCTAACG ACTATTCAAATGCTAGTTCTGTGAAGCAG AGTCTTGTGGACTGGAGAGAGCGCTTAGCTATGCGATCTCTTAGATCTCTTTTCTCTAAAGAG GTACTAGATGTTATCACAGCTAGCACAGCTGATTTGGGTCCTTTTAGCCTTGATTCTTTCAAGAAAAACAATTTGTCTCCATCATGGCGTCAAGTGGAGGAAGTAGACACCTCCTTTAAG AATCAGACAACATCTAGTATCGTTAATGCAAAACGTGACACTACTACTACTTCAAAAG GTGGCAGCCATCAGAAAGTTGAGACACCTGAAAAGTTATACAGAAGG cAACTAAGAGAGAAAAGACGTGAGAGGCGAGCTAACGAGTTAGTTCAGCACAATGACGACACCATTTTGAAACTCGAAAATGCGGCCATCGAACGCTCCAAGTCTGTTGATTCTGCAGTCCTTGGAAAATACAGTATCTGGAGAAGAGAGAACGACAACGACAACTCTGATTCTAATATACGTTTGATGAGGGATCAAGTGATCATGGCTAGAGTCTATAGTGGTCTCGCAAAGCTGAAGAAGAACAAGACTGACTTGTTTCAAGAGCTCCAGGCCCGGATTAAAGACAGCCAACGTGTTTTGGGTGAATCAACAACCGATGCAGATCTTCCTCGGAG TGCACATGATAAACTGAGAGACATGGGTCAAGTCTTGTCTAAAGCTAAGATGCAGTTGTATGACTGCAAGCTGGTTACTGGAAAGCTGAGAGCAATGCTTCAAACCGCTGATGAACAAGTCAGGAGCTTGAAGAAGCAGAGTACTTTTCTGGCTCAGTTAGCTGCCAAAACCATTCCAAATGCTATCCATTGCCTGTCGATGCGCTTGACCATCGATTACTATCTTCTTTCTCCGGAGAAACGAAAGTTCCCTCGCAGTGAAAACCTaaagaaccctaatctttaccATTATGCCTTGTTTTCTGACAACGTGTTAGCTGCATCAGTGGTTGTTAACTCAACCATCATGAACGCCAAG GATCCTTCGAAGCATGTGTTTCACCTTGTGACGGATAAACTCAACTTCGGAGCAATGAACATGTGGTTCCTCCTAAACCCACCTGGAAAGGCAACCATACACGTGGAAAACGTGGACGAGTTTAAGTGGCTCAACTCATCTTACTGCCCTGTTCTTCGTCAGCTTGAATCTGCAGCAATGAAGGAATTCTATTTCAAAGCAGATCATCCAACTTCAGGCTCTTCCAATCTCAAATACAGAAACCCAAAGTACCTCTCCATGTTGAATCACTTGAGATTCTACCTCCCTGAGGTTTATCCCAAGCTGAACAAAATCCTCTTCCTGGACGACGACATCATCGTCCAGAAAGACCTGACTCCACTCTGGGAAGTCAACCTGAACGGCAAAGTCAACGGAGCGGTCGAAACCTGCGGGGAGAGTTTCCACAGGTTCGACAAGTATCTCAACTTCTCGAACCCTCACATCGCGAGGAACTTCAATCCAAACGCATGTGGATGGGCTTATGGGATGAACATGTTCGACCTAAAGGAGTGGAAGAAGAGAGACATCACTGGTATCTACCATAAGTGGCAAAACATG AATGAGAACAGGACACTATGGAAGCTAGGGACACTACCACCAGGATTAATAACGTTTTACGGATTAACACATCCTTTGAACAAGGCGTGGCACGTGCTGGGACTTGGATATAACCCGAGTATCGCTAAGAAGGACATTGAGAATGCAGCAGTGGTTCACTATAACGGGAACATGAAACCGTGGTTGGAGTTGGCTATGTCCAAGTATCGACCGTATTGGACCAAGTATATCCAGTTTGATCACCCTTATCTTCGTCGATGCAACCTTCatgaataa